A region of the Acidimicrobiales bacterium genome:
CGCCCCCCAGCGCCACCTCTACGTCGCCGGCGTCGCCCTGTGCTGCACGGCGATCGCCCTCCTCATCGCCCCCGTCGCCTACCACCGGGCCGTCTTCCGCACGCACCAGAAGGCCGAGCTCGTCGCGGTCTCGAACGCGATGACCCTCGGCGGCCTCGCGGCGGTCGCCCTCGCCGTGAGCGCCTCAGTGTGGCTGGTGGTGGGGGAGGTCTGTCGCGGCTGGCCGGTGCCGGCGATCTCGCTCGCGGTGCTCGGCCTTTTCGTCGCGCTGTGGGCGGTGATCCCCGTCACCGGCCGCCGGCGGAAGGTGGGCCGGCCGGCTATGTCCCTTCCGGG
Encoded here:
- a CDS encoding DUF6328 family protein codes for the protein MSDDRTERTAKGQDPTDPGRAETPEQRADHNLGDLLQELRVLALGVQVLFGFLLAIPFAKGFPRLDAPQRHLYVAGVALCCTAIALLIAPVAYHRAVFRTHQKAELVAVSNAMTLGGLAAVALAVSASVWLVVGEVCRGWPVPAISLAVLGLFVALWAVIPVTGRRRKVGRPAMSLPGSPR